One Acidobacteriota bacterium DNA window includes the following coding sequences:
- a CDS encoding sigma-54 dependent transcriptional regulator: MSPARPLVFVVEDEPPAVRVLTLALEEEGFRVESVGDGAAALERLSSGEIDPDAVILDHQLPGMNGLDVLRLLQRRLPDLPVVTVTAHGDERLAVEAMRLGAFAYLPKPLNFDEVGLVVRRATELRRLRRDLRQARIGGCGEELIGESDAMRAVRETIADVAPTSAVVLILGETGTGKELVARAIHAASRRARARFVAVNAAAFPETLLEAELFGHVKGAFTGAVRQRDGRFLSASGGTLFLDEIGDLPLVLQPKLLRALEAGEVTPLGADVAQPVDVRLVAATNRRLREDVEQGRFREDLYYRLNVVPIELPPLRDRREDIPQLVAHMLPRLAERHGKVIRDVDGRVVDWLSHQAWPGNVRELQHTLERLVVLNRDGVLRTPQGAVTPDLITPFHEEKRQVIEAFERDYLRAALEACRGRLGETARRTGISPRQLYNLLHKYGLAPGAAPPDDANA; encoded by the coding sequence ATGAGCCCCGCTCGTCCTCTCGTGTTCGTCGTCGAAGACGAGCCGCCGGCCGTGCGCGTGCTGACGCTCGCGCTCGAGGAGGAGGGCTTTCGCGTTGAGAGCGTCGGCGACGGCGCGGCGGCGCTCGAGCGGCTGTCGAGCGGGGAGATCGACCCCGACGCGGTCATCCTCGACCACCAGCTGCCGGGCATGAACGGGCTCGACGTCCTGCGCCTGCTGCAGCGGCGCCTGCCCGACCTGCCGGTTGTGACCGTGACCGCGCACGGCGACGAGCGGCTCGCCGTCGAGGCGATGCGGCTTGGCGCGTTCGCCTACCTCCCGAAGCCGCTCAACTTCGACGAAGTTGGCCTCGTCGTGCGGCGGGCGACCGAGCTGCGGCGCCTGCGCCGCGACCTGCGCCAGGCCCGGATCGGCGGGTGCGGCGAGGAGCTGATTGGCGAGTCGGATGCGATGCGCGCGGTGCGCGAGACGATCGCCGACGTCGCGCCGACCAGCGCCGTCGTGCTGATTCTGGGTGAAACGGGCACCGGCAAGGAGCTCGTCGCGCGGGCGATCCACGCCGCCTCGAGGCGGGCGCGGGCGCGCTTTGTCGCCGTGAACGCCGCCGCGTTCCCCGAGACACTGCTCGAGGCGGAGCTGTTCGGCCACGTCAAGGGCGCCTTCACCGGGGCCGTGCGCCAGCGCGACGGCCGGTTCCTGTCGGCGAGCGGCGGCACGCTCTTCCTCGACGAGATCGGCGACCTGCCGCTCGTGCTCCAGCCCAAGCTGCTGCGCGCGCTCGAAGCCGGCGAGGTGACGCCGCTCGGGGCCGACGTGGCGCAGCCGGTCGACGTTCGCCTCGTGGCCGCGACCAACCGGAGGCTGCGCGAGGACGTCGAGCAGGGGCGATTTCGCGAGGATCTGTACTACCGCCTCAACGTCGTGCCGATCGAGCTCCCACCGCTCAGGGACCGGCGCGAGGACATCCCGCAGCTCGTCGCCCACATGCTCCCACGCCTGGCCGAGCGGCACGGCAAGGTGATCCGCGACGTCGACGGCCGCGTCGTCGACTGGCTGTCGCACCAGGCGTGGCCCGGCAACGTTCGCGAGTTGCAGCACACGCTCGAGCGGCTCGTCGTGCTCAACCGCGACGGCGTGCTGCGGACACCGCAGGGCGCCGTGACGCCCGACCTGATTACGCCGTTTCACGAAGAGAAGCGGCAGGTCATCGAAGCCTTCGAACGCGACTACCTGCGTGCGGCCCTCGAGGCCTGCCGCGGGCGCCTCGGGGAGACCGCCCGACGCACTGGCATCTCGCCGCGCCAGCTCTACAACCTGCTGCACAAGTACGGGCTGGCGCCGGGGGCCGCCCCGCCCGACGACGCCAACGCCTGA
- a CDS encoding 4Fe-4S dicluster domain-containing protein: MRRLFAQPPLRPPGARPEDEFAALCIRCSRCVEVCPYQTLVPAGWRHGPEAGTPMVVARDVPCYLCMACPPVCPTGALDPITDKRAVRMGVAIVDEERCYAFLGILCRTCIDECPLTGEAIHQDGYLRPVVTDKCVGCGICERVCPVTVSAIPVRPASARAWP; the protein is encoded by the coding sequence CTGCGCCGGCTCTTCGCGCAGCCGCCGCTTCGCCCTCCGGGGGCCCGTCCCGAGGACGAGTTCGCGGCGTTGTGTATCCGCTGCAGCCGCTGCGTCGAGGTCTGTCCATACCAGACGCTGGTGCCGGCCGGTTGGCGTCACGGTCCCGAGGCCGGGACGCCGATGGTCGTCGCGCGCGACGTGCCCTGTTACCTGTGCATGGCGTGCCCTCCGGTGTGTCCGACCGGCGCGCTCGACCCGATTACCGACAAGCGCGCGGTGCGGATGGGCGTCGCCATCGTCGACGAAGAGCGTTGCTACGCGTTTCTCGGCATCCTGTGCCGGACGTGTATCGACGAGTGCCCGCTGACCGGCGAGGCTATCCACCAGGACGGCTACCTGCGGCCGGTCGTCACCGACAAGTGCGTCGGCTGCGGGATTTGCGAACGGGTCTGCCCGGTGACCGTGAGCGCGATTCCGGTGAGGCCGGCCAGCGCGAGGGCCTGGCCGTGA
- a CDS encoding PAS domain-containing protein codes for MEFLEDVLRSLPVGLVVIDEATNIVLTNPLGDEIREVGDRLGRPLNDCHPARTHEAVDEVFARLRDNPPDRDHPLVVERKHRWEVHYSRISGHDGRFRGASWVAVDIRRQKELQRQVLHQERLAGLGRMAGRLAHEVKNSLNVVNGALHYLRRSARPDAAATEMVSIIDAQVGRLSQLIDHLREVTRPLEVKREPCDVKDVVAASLRDIRLQHDCVVSLESPPDLPRLRLDGVLLGRFLTNALDNAARAAGPGGAIDVVVRLETRGDGESLTLEVADNGPGFAEEVLDHLFEPFVTTRPDGTGLGLVIMREVCRLHGGDLEVTNRPEGGSRVTARLMCQ; via the coding sequence GTGGAGTTTCTCGAGGACGTCCTGCGCAGCCTGCCCGTCGGCCTCGTCGTCATCGACGAGGCGACGAACATCGTCCTCACCAACCCGCTCGGCGACGAGATTCGGGAGGTGGGCGACCGGCTTGGGCGTCCGTTGAACGATTGCCATCCCGCGCGCACGCACGAGGCCGTCGACGAGGTGTTCGCGCGGCTGCGCGACAACCCGCCCGATCGCGATCACCCGCTGGTGGTCGAGCGGAAGCACCGCTGGGAGGTGCACTACTCGAGGATCTCCGGGCACGACGGCCGGTTCCGGGGGGCGAGCTGGGTGGCGGTCGACATCCGACGACAGAAGGAGCTGCAGCGCCAGGTGCTGCACCAGGAGCGGCTCGCGGGGCTCGGGCGCATGGCGGGCCGGCTCGCCCACGAGGTCAAGAACTCGCTCAACGTCGTCAACGGCGCCCTGCACTACCTGCGCCGGAGCGCGCGACCCGACGCGGCCGCGACCGAGATGGTGTCGATCATCGACGCGCAGGTCGGACGCCTGTCGCAGCTCATCGACCATCTGCGCGAAGTGACCCGGCCGCTCGAGGTGAAGCGCGAACCATGTGACGTGAAGGACGTGGTCGCGGCCTCCCTGCGCGACATCCGCCTGCAGCACGACTGCGTCGTGTCGCTCGAGTCGCCGCCCGACCTGCCCCGCTTGCGCCTCGACGGCGTGCTGCTCGGGCGGTTCCTGACCAACGCCCTCGACAACGCCGCCCGCGCCGCGGGCCCAGGCGGGGCGATCGACGTCGTGGTGCGGCTCGAGACGCGCGGCGACGGCGAGTCGCTCACCCTGGAGGTGGCCGACAACGGGCCGGGCTTCGCCGAGGAGGTGCTCGACCACCTGTTCGAGCCGTTCGTGACGACACGCCCGGACGGCACGGGGCTCGGCCTCGTCATCATGCGCGAGGTGTGCCGGCTGCACGGCGGCGACCTCGAGGTCACGAACCGGCCCGAAGGCGGCAGTCGCGTCACGGCCCGCCTGATGTGCCAATGA
- a CDS encoding 4Fe-4S binding protein — protein sequence MTRGTQARTWRWTRWRRASQAAIAILYIVLPVLAVAGYYGMPGTLAALKLGPVDLVEPAAGLSAIVAAGSVGMTLLVGMLPVVALALVAGPVFCSWICPWGACSEWLDARRHHGRRRVWRGRPWEGIRRLRGATLGLGAAAAVALGVPVAAWLSAPRLVTTLPIEMIFLRNVSLVTGGLLAGLLVFELVGPRRLWCRALCPVGALANYLRTPRTLTVGYRAETCNCPRLALCHLRCQWGIDPREMGRFDGCTNCFACVDGCPTGSLSVTTRGPARALGIAPRAGTTTPRH from the coding sequence GTGACGCGGGGGACGCAAGCCCGGACGTGGCGGTGGACCAGGTGGCGGCGCGCGTCGCAGGCCGCCATCGCCATCTTGTACATCGTCCTGCCCGTGCTGGCCGTCGCCGGCTATTACGGGATGCCCGGGACCCTCGCCGCGCTCAAGCTCGGCCCCGTGGATCTCGTGGAGCCTGCGGCAGGGCTCTCGGCGATCGTCGCCGCCGGCTCGGTCGGCATGACGCTGCTCGTCGGCATGCTGCCCGTCGTCGCCCTGGCGCTCGTCGCCGGCCCCGTGTTCTGTTCCTGGATCTGCCCGTGGGGCGCGTGCTCCGAGTGGCTCGACGCCCGGCGGCACCATGGGCGACGGCGCGTGTGGCGCGGGCGGCCGTGGGAAGGCATCCGGCGGTTGCGCGGGGCGACGCTCGGGCTCGGCGCGGCCGCGGCCGTCGCGCTTGGCGTCCCCGTCGCCGCCTGGCTCTCGGCGCCCCGCCTCGTGACGACGCTGCCGATCGAGATGATCTTCCTGCGGAACGTGTCGCTCGTGACCGGCGGCCTGCTGGCGGGCCTCCTGGTGTTCGAGCTCGTCGGGCCTCGCCGGTTGTGGTGCCGGGCGCTCTGTCCCGTTGGCGCGCTGGCCAACTACCTCCGCACGCCGCGCACGCTCACCGTCGGGTATCGGGCCGAGACGTGCAACTGCCCGCGCCTCGCGCTGTGCCATCTGCGATGCCAGTGGGGGATCGACCCGCGCGAGATGGGGCGCTTCGACGGCTGCACCAACTGCTTCGCCTGCGTCGACGGGTGCCCGACCGGCTCGCTCTCGGTCACGACGAGGGGACCCGCTCGTGCCCTTGGCATCGCGCCGCGTGCCGGCACCACGACGCCTCGGCACTGA
- a CDS encoding ammonia-forming cytochrome c nitrite reductase subunit c552: protein MTDSSRSTSSGGSRMRLVVVSATVAAVAAVALTALLVNIFERKQEARNPFFRVVELDDMTEDPEVWGKNFPMQYDLYLRTVDQVRTRFGGSEAMPRTPTDADPRSVVAQSRLEEDPRLVTMWAGYAFSVDFREERGHAYMLEDQTFTERQQFVQQPGTCMNCHASTYVPMMRAGGGDLVKGFEIINAMPYQEARKLVEHPVTCIDCHDSQTMALRITRPAFMEGMKAYKASQGIADYDVNRDATRQEMRAYVCGQCHVEYYFKGPEKRLVYPWAKGLTADDALAYYDEVGFSDWKHKETGAGVLKAQHPEFEMWSQGIHARSGVTCADCHMPYTRVGGLKISDHHVRSPLLNINRACQTCHRWEQDELKARAEQIQERTYYMRNMAIDAVVALIEDIKAAVARGVSEKKLNAARDFQRKAQFFADFVEAENSMGFHAPGEAARILADSINFSRQGQLALRDGPPTTTTTASAATPPTATAGGSR, encoded by the coding sequence ATGACTGACAGCTCTCGTTCGACATCTTCCGGTGGCAGCCGCATGCGGCTCGTGGTCGTCTCGGCGACCGTCGCCGCTGTCGCCGCCGTCGCGCTCACCGCTCTGCTCGTCAACATCTTCGAGCGCAAGCAGGAGGCCCGCAATCCGTTCTTCCGCGTCGTCGAGCTCGACGACATGACCGAGGACCCGGAGGTCTGGGGCAAGAATTTCCCCATGCAGTACGACCTCTACCTGCGCACGGTCGATCAGGTCCGCACGCGTTTCGGCGGCAGCGAGGCGATGCCCCGCACGCCGACCGACGCCGACCCGCGCTCGGTCGTCGCGCAGTCGCGCCTCGAGGAAGACCCGCGCCTCGTCACGATGTGGGCCGGGTATGCCTTCTCGGTGGACTTCCGTGAGGAACGTGGCCACGCCTACATGCTCGAGGACCAGACGTTCACCGAGCGTCAGCAGTTCGTCCAGCAGCCTGGCACGTGCATGAACTGCCATGCCTCGACCTATGTCCCCATGATGAGGGCCGGCGGCGGCGACCTCGTGAAGGGCTTCGAGATCATCAACGCGATGCCCTACCAGGAGGCCCGCAAGCTCGTCGAGCACCCGGTGACCTGCATCGACTGCCACGACTCGCAGACGATGGCGCTCAGGATCACGCGCCCGGCCTTCATGGAGGGGATGAAGGCGTACAAGGCGTCGCAGGGTATTGCCGACTACGACGTCAACCGCGACGCGACGCGGCAGGAGATGCGCGCGTACGTGTGCGGCCAGTGCCACGTCGAGTACTACTTCAAGGGCCCGGAGAAGCGGCTCGTCTACCCATGGGCGAAGGGTCTCACCGCCGACGACGCGCTCGCCTACTACGACGAGGTGGGCTTCAGTGACTGGAAGCACAAGGAGACCGGCGCGGGCGTGCTCAAGGCGCAGCACCCCGAGTTCGAGATGTGGAGCCAGGGCATTCACGCGCGGTCGGGCGTCACGTGCGCCGACTGCCACATGCCCTACACGCGCGTCGGGGGGCTCAAGATCAGCGATCACCACGTGCGCAGCCCGCTGCTCAACATCAACCGCGCGTGTCAGACGTGCCACCGCTGGGAGCAGGACGAGCTGAAGGCGCGTGCCGAGCAGATCCAGGAGCGCACCTACTACATGCGCAACATGGCCATCGACGCCGTCGTCGCGCTCATCGAGGACATCAAGGCGGCGGTGGCCCGGGGCGTCAGCGAGAAAAAGCTGAACGCCGCGCGCGACTTCCAGCGCAAGGCGCAGTTCTTCGCCGATTTCGTCGAAGCCGAGAACTCGATGGGCTTCCACGCGCCGGGCGAGGCGGCACGCATCCTCGCCGACTCGATCAACTTCTCGCGACAGGGCCAGCTCGCGCTGCGCGACGGCCCACCGACGACCACGACGACCGCGTCGGCGGCGACGCCCCCGACCGCAACGGCCGGCGGATCGCGGTAG
- a CDS encoding YihY family inner membrane protein gives MSGRRFRRVSRGERVARRALQIATHAGLAAWHGAVRFANSNDLTFASSIAYYALLSLFPFFLLVLSVLGAATASEAERAAVLDFVLRYFPTQFDFVTEQLDAFRRSRVPLGLAGFLLISWSALGVFGAVTTAINYAWGVEKQHTFFKHKLVSFVMLVAAGVLMLLALLLVSASGVVRSSWFAEVMARTPALEVLGSLTLRWASTALFVVVVGLVFYFVPNVKVRFRDVWIGALLTGLLWRAALWGFSWWVRDLSRFSLHGSIAAVVVFLLWVYVSAVILLYGVEYTAAYARLRRHRGLDGPVAPPRG, from the coding sequence GTGAGCGGACGCCGGTTCCGGCGTGTCTCGCGCGGGGAACGGGTGGCCCGGCGCGCCCTGCAGATCGCCACGCACGCGGGGCTCGCCGCGTGGCATGGCGCCGTGCGGTTCGCCAACAGCAACGACCTCACGTTCGCGTCGTCGATCGCCTACTACGCGCTGCTCTCGCTCTTTCCCTTCTTCCTGCTCGTCCTGTCGGTGCTCGGCGCGGCCACGGCGTCGGAGGCCGAGCGAGCGGCGGTCCTCGACTTCGTGCTCAGGTACTTCCCCACGCAGTTCGACTTCGTCACCGAGCAGCTCGACGCGTTCCGTCGCTCGCGCGTGCCCCTCGGCCTCGCGGGGTTCCTGCTGATCTCGTGGTCGGCGCTGGGCGTCTTCGGCGCCGTCACGACGGCGATCAACTACGCGTGGGGCGTGGAGAAGCAGCACACCTTCTTCAAGCACAAGCTGGTGTCGTTCGTCATGCTCGTCGCCGCCGGCGTCCTCATGCTGCTCGCGCTGCTGCTCGTGAGCGCGAGCGGCGTGGTGCGCTCGTCCTGGTTCGCCGAGGTGATGGCCAGGACCCCGGCGCTCGAGGTACTCGGGAGCCTGACCTTGCGGTGGGCATCGACGGCGTTGTTCGTCGTCGTGGTCGGGCTCGTCTTCTACTTCGTCCCGAACGTGAAGGTCCGGTTCCGCGACGTGTGGATTGGGGCCCTGCTCACGGGCCTGCTCTGGCGGGCGGCGCTGTGGGGCTTCTCGTGGTGGGTGCGCGACCTCTCCCGGTTCAGCCTGCACGGCTCGATCGCGGCCGTCGTCGTGTTCCTGTTGTGGGTCTACGTCTCCGCGGTGATCCTCCTGTACGGCGTGGAGTACACGGCGGCGTACGCGCGGCTCAGGCGTCACCGTGGCCTCGACGGGCCGGTGGCACCGCCGAGGGGGTGA
- a CDS encoding M48 family metalloprotease, whose product MVSRRARPGRVALVFVVAVLVTAATALAQFSLISVRDEIEIGRETDRQVRQQVPELRDRQVVAYVQQIGRQLAAHAPGPEYPYTFTVADYAELNAFALPGGPVWIHRGVLQAATNEAQVAAVLGHEIAHIAQRHAAEQLSKSMVANGLLGLLGALLGNEGGARTARIGAGLLANGVFLKFSRDDEREADRVGMEIAYRAGWDPRGMVEFLQLLQQEQRRRPSAVETFFSSHPSPEGRVEQLQADARSMGTGRRTSRAFTDVQRRLRQLPPAQPMKK is encoded by the coding sequence ATGGTGTCAAGACGCGCGCGTCCGGGTCGCGTCGCGCTCGTGTTCGTCGTGGCCGTGCTCGTGACCGCCGCGACGGCGCTCGCCCAGTTCAGCCTGATCTCGGTACGCGACGAGATCGAGATCGGCCGGGAGACCGACCGGCAGGTGAGACAACAGGTCCCGGAGCTTCGGGATCGGCAGGTCGTCGCCTACGTGCAGCAGATCGGACGTCAGCTCGCCGCGCACGCGCCGGGCCCGGAGTACCCCTACACGTTCACCGTCGCCGACTACGCCGAGCTCAACGCGTTCGCGTTGCCGGGCGGGCCGGTGTGGATTCACCGGGGTGTGCTGCAGGCTGCGACCAACGAGGCGCAGGTTGCCGCCGTTCTGGGTCACGAAATCGCGCACATCGCGCAGCGACACGCCGCGGAGCAGCTTTCGAAGTCGATGGTGGCCAACGGCCTGCTCGGTCTGCTCGGTGCGCTGCTCGGCAACGAGGGCGGGGCACGCACGGCGCGGATTGGCGCGGGCCTGCTCGCCAACGGCGTCTTCCTCAAGTTCAGCCGCGACGACGAACGAGAAGCCGACCGCGTGGGCATGGAGATCGCGTACCGCGCGGGATGGGATCCTCGCGGCATGGTCGAGTTCCTGCAACTCCTGCAGCAGGAACAACGACGGCGTCCGAGCGCGGTCGAGACGTTCTTCTCGTCGCATCCCTCGCCCGAGGGGCGCGTCGAACAGCTGCAGGCCGATGCGCGGTCGATGGGCACCGGCCGCCGTACGAGCCGGGCGTTCACCGACGTGCAGCGCCGGCTCCGGCAACTGCCGCCGGCCCAGCCGATGAAGAAGTAG
- the nrfH gene encoding cytochrome c nitrite reductase small subunit produces the protein MTSLPAIVVGATLGLAVGVGGYTFIYAKGASYLTDDPAACANCHVMTEQYDGWLQSSHRAAAVCNDCHTPHSLIPKYYVKAKNGFWHSFYFTFGGYPDPIQITSANRQVTEQTCRSCHADIVDAIDGPAGVPGVMRHAVATQTPCLSCHRSVGHLH, from the coding sequence ATGACCAGTCTGCCCGCCATCGTCGTCGGTGCGACCCTCGGCCTGGCCGTCGGGGTCGGCGGCTACACGTTCATCTACGCGAAGGGGGCCTCGTACCTCACCGACGACCCGGCCGCCTGCGCCAACTGTCACGTGATGACCGAGCAGTACGACGGCTGGCTGCAGTCGAGCCATCGCGCCGCCGCCGTGTGCAACGACTGCCACACGCCTCACAGTCTGATCCCGAAGTACTACGTGAAAGCAAAGAACGGCTTCTGGCACTCGTTCTACTTCACCTTCGGCGGGTATCCCGATCCCATCCAGATCACGAGTGCGAACAGGCAGGTGACCGAGCAGACCTGCCGCTCGTGCCACGCCGACATCGTTGACGCGATCGATGGTCCTGCCGGCGTGCCCGGCGTGATGCGCCACGCCGTGGCCACCCAGACGCCGTGTCTGAGCTGCCATCGATCCGTCGGTCACCTTCATTGA
- a CDS encoding nitrate reductase — protein sequence MGVSRRRFLEITAAASAVGAIGSTRSLEAMAAQVGGSTKWVKSVCRYCGTGCGLYIGVENGKVASVKGDRDNHNVGLLCLKGFLLPQIMGAPDRLQHPLIRRDGKFVRATWDEAMTLVAGRFREAIDKFGPDAVGFYGSGQGLTEETYVANKLFKAGIRTNNVEGNPRLCMASAVAGYVQTFGMDEPMGTYEDIDHADVILLIGSNAAEAHPIIFQRVVRRRENNRNVKIVVMDPRVTPTTRIADLHLAFKPGTDLAILNAMAHVIVKEGMVDEDFIKTHLVFGQGTETDKSWDDYKAFLAEYAPERVAKEAEVKAEDIVTVARWFGEKGRKATSMWCMGLNQRTKGVWANNLVHNLHLVTGKIGIPGSTPFSLTGQPNACGGVRDGGALSHLLPYGRVIANEQHRAQMEAIWKVPAGTIQPKPGLPTIDLFRSLEEGKLKCLYVMTTNPGQSLPNVNRYRAAMRREGAFVVVAEAYHPTRTSELADVVLPAALWAEKEGVYGCAERRYQLLEQAIPPLGEAKPDMEILCDLGRRLGHGALVPFKTPNDVWDEILVACKGTRYDFSGMTRERLRQTHGLFWPMPTVGHPGTQLRFVKGDDPLVPADHPYRIKFYARPNDRAVVWLRPQQQAEELPDAEYPFFYTTGRDIEHWHTATMTRNVKELRHANLESMAQFHPKDAAKLGIKQGDSVKLTSRRGEETFRVKVTDNSREGLIYVHMHDPDRMCNRLTNDVVDPVSRQPEFKICAVKVAKV from the coding sequence ATGGGCGTCAGCAGACGACGATTCCTCGAGATCACGGCCGCCGCGTCGGCCGTGGGCGCGATCGGCTCGACCCGGTCGCTCGAGGCCATGGCCGCGCAGGTGGGCGGCTCGACGAAGTGGGTGAAGAGCGTGTGCCGCTACTGCGGCACGGGCTGCGGCCTCTACATCGGCGTCGAGAACGGCAAGGTGGCCAGCGTCAAGGGCGACCGCGACAATCACAACGTCGGCCTGTTGTGCCTCAAGGGCTTCCTGCTGCCCCAGATCATGGGCGCGCCCGATCGCCTGCAGCACCCGCTCATCCGGCGCGACGGCAAGTTCGTGCGGGCCACGTGGGACGAGGCGATGACGCTCGTGGCCGGTCGGTTCCGCGAGGCGATCGACAAGTTCGGGCCCGACGCCGTCGGCTTCTACGGGTCGGGCCAGGGGCTGACGGAAGAAACGTATGTGGCCAACAAGCTCTTCAAGGCCGGCATCCGCACCAACAACGTCGAGGGCAACCCGCGCCTGTGCATGGCGTCGGCCGTGGCTGGCTACGTGCAGACCTTCGGCATGGACGAGCCGATGGGCACCTACGAGGACATCGACCACGCCGATGTCATCCTGCTCATCGGGTCGAACGCCGCCGAGGCGCACCCCATCATCTTCCAGCGCGTCGTCCGACGGCGCGAGAACAACCGCAACGTGAAGATCGTCGTGATGGATCCGCGCGTGACGCCGACCACGCGCATCGCCGACCTGCACCTCGCCTTCAAGCCTGGCACCGACCTCGCCATCCTCAACGCCATGGCACACGTGATCGTCAAGGAAGGGATGGTCGACGAGGACTTCATCAAGACCCACCTCGTCTTCGGGCAGGGGACCGAGACCGACAAGAGCTGGGACGACTACAAGGCCTTCCTCGCCGAGTACGCACCGGAACGGGTCGCCAAGGAAGCCGAGGTCAAGGCCGAGGACATCGTGACGGTGGCGCGGTGGTTCGGTGAGAAGGGGCGCAAGGCCACCTCGATGTGGTGCATGGGCCTCAACCAGCGCACGAAGGGCGTCTGGGCGAACAACCTCGTGCACAACCTGCACCTCGTGACCGGCAAGATCGGCATTCCAGGCTCGACGCCGTTCTCGCTCACGGGGCAGCCGAATGCGTGTGGCGGCGTGCGCGATGGCGGCGCGCTCTCGCACCTGCTGCCCTACGGGCGGGTCATCGCCAACGAGCAGCACCGCGCGCAGATGGAGGCCATCTGGAAAGTGCCGGCGGGTACCATCCAGCCCAAGCCGGGCCTGCCCACCATCGACCTCTTCCGCTCGCTCGAGGAGGGCAAGCTGAAGTGTCTGTACGTGATGACGACGAACCCCGGGCAGTCGCTGCCGAACGTCAACCGTTACCGCGCGGCGATGCGGCGCGAAGGGGCATTTGTCGTCGTGGCCGAGGCGTATCACCCGACCCGAACGTCGGAACTCGCCGACGTCGTGCTGCCCGCGGCGCTCTGGGCCGAGAAGGAGGGCGTCTACGGGTGCGCGGAGCGCCGCTATCAACTGCTCGAGCAAGCCATCCCGCCGCTCGGCGAAGCCAAACCCGACATGGAGATCCTCTGCGATCTCGGGCGTCGGCTCGGCCACGGCGCGCTCGTCCCGTTCAAGACGCCGAACGACGTCTGGGATGAGATCCTCGTCGCGTGCAAGGGCACGAGGTACGACTTCAGCGGCATGACCCGCGAGCGCCTGCGGCAGACGCACGGGTTGTTCTGGCCCATGCCGACCGTCGGGCATCCCGGCACGCAGCTGCGGTTCGTGAAGGGCGATGACCCGCTCGTGCCGGCCGACCACCCGTACCGGATCAAGTTCTACGCACGGCCCAACGATCGGGCCGTGGTGTGGCTGCGGCCGCAGCAGCAGGCCGAGGAGCTGCCCGACGCCGAGTACCCGTTCTTCTACACGACCGGACGCGACATCGAACACTGGCACACGGCCACCATGACGCGGAACGTCAAGGAACTGCGTCACGCCAACCTCGAGTCGATGGCGCAGTTCCATCCGAAGGATGCCGCGAAGCTCGGTATCAAGCAGGGCGACAGCGTGAAGCTCACCTCGCGGCGCGGCGAGGAGACGTTCCGCGTGAAGGTGACCGACAACTCGCGCGAGGGGTTGATCTACGTGCACATGCACGATCCCGATCGCATGTGCAATCGCCTGACCAACGACGTCGTCGACCCGGTCTCGCGCCAGCCGGAGTTCAAGATCTGCGCGGTGAAGGTCGCGAAGGTCTGA